CCGTTTTTTATAAGGTAGCCCTCACCCCGACCCCGGCCTAGCCGGTCGAAATAGGGGACGCCGCGGCGCCCCCTTCACCTTCACTCATTCGCTTACCTGGCGATGACCAGGCGCGTCGTCTGGTGCTCCTCGCCCACCGAAAGGCTGACGAAGTAAACCACCGCCCCGGCGTCCGAAACGTCCCAGACGACCAGGTGGCTGCCGCCCTCGGCGACGCCCCGGGCCAGGGTCTCCACCCGACGCCCGGAGAGGTCGTAGACGGAAATCTCCAGCGCCTTGCCGGAGTCGGCCGGCGAGATGGAGTAGGAGAGGGTGGCCGATTCGCGGGCCGGGTTCGGGTACGGGGCGTCCAGCACCGTCCTCACGTAGCCGCCCGGCAGCTCGCGGATCGTCAGCGGGCCGAAGGTCGTCGTCTCGCCGAAAGAGTCCACCACCTCGAGGTAGTAGCGGTCACCCAGGGCCGGGTCGGTGACCAGCCAGCGCGCGGCGTCCGCGGGGAGAAGCCGCTCGTTCAGCCGCACCCGCGCATCGTCGCGCTCCCGCAGGAGGTTCGCCCCGGCGTAGCCCTCCCCCGGCGTCCACGACAACAGGATACCGTCCGAGGCGTCGTCGTAGTGGAAGTCGGCGACCAGGACGCTCGACGGCATGACGTCAATGTCCTCCACGGCGCTCCAGGCCCCCCAGGTGAAATCGTTCCCGCCCCGCACGCGGTAGTAGTAGGTGTCCGACGTGCGGCCCTCCACGTAGAAGGAGGTCTCGGTCAGGTCGTCGCCCAGGGTCGTTATCACCGCGTAGGTGTCCACGGGGTAGATGTCGTCTATGTAGATGCCGCCCTGGTGGGTGTAGGTGTCGGTGGTGTAGCGGAAGCGGATGTAGCAAGAGCCGTCCGCATAGGCGTCCAGGGAGTGCGTATATTCTTGCCAGTCGGCCATGTAGCCGGAGAACATGCGCAGGCGGTCCCACGTGACGCCGTCCGCCGAGGCCTCGACGTAGGCGTAATCGTAGCCCGTTTCGATGTTGTACCGGGCCCAGTAGGTGAGCTCGTCGCCCGTGGTGACGGCGAGCGGGCCGAGGGAGGTCAACTTGGCCGTGTAGCTGTCGGCGTCCCCGGACCAGAAGCAGTAGCTCCCCTCGTGCGGGGTGGAGGTGGACTGCTGGAAGTTGACGCTGTTCCAGTTGTCCAGGCCGTCCTCGGCGCCGTCGCCGATCCGCTCGTAGCCGGTCATCTCGTCGAGCTGGTAGTAATCCAGCACGCCGTGCTCGAACTCCGGCATGGTCCAGCTCACCGTGTAGGTACCGTCGTCGTCGGTGTCCATGGGGTCAATCACCGGAGCCGGGAGGACGCAGATCATCTCCGGGTTCTGCGCCAACAGGCACATGTCCAGCATCGCCGGCAGGTTCTCGTCGAACTGGACCTGCACCTCGCTGAACGGCGGCTGGAACTCCGTGCCCATCTCGAAGGTGAAGCCGAACAGAGGTTCCGCCAGGAGGCCGTCACCGTCGCCCAGGTGGCTGCCGTACATCCAGTCGCAGGCGTCGCCGTTGGTGTTGTATAGCGCGTAGCTCGGTTCGGCGGTATAGCCGTTGTAACCGGCGAAGAGCTCGCCCATGGGCTCGTAGATG
The DNA window shown above is from bacterium and carries:
- a CDS encoding M14 family zinc carboxypeptidase; this translates as MRRLIPLLLIVALVVPAAAKTQLIRCYLTRELQENVPWGTLDVAGWVWGLAADVLVDEADRDQLYYYGLTRQDVLIDDVEAATRAFWEEQANIPDPDSYHTYDQMLAMMQALAADYPSICELHDLSTETGAGPTHDGRYLWGLKISDNVATDEPAEADVMFNGLHHAREITTHELVYRFAEYFCENYGTDDTVTNIVDNREVWFVPMVNPDGYQYVRDFYDMWRKNRRDNGDGTYGVDVNRNYTYMWGYDDYGSSPWTDDETYRGPSAGSEPEIQAMMQFYAARSDAGNPVVGAINFHTYSQLVLYPWGYINDVTEHNYIYEPMGELFAGYNGYTAEPSYALYNTNGDACDWMYGSHLGDGDGLLAEPLFGFTFEMGTEFQPPFSEVQVQFDENLPAMLDMCLLAQNPEMICVLPAPVIDPMDTDDDGTYTVSWTMPEFEHGVLDYYQLDEMTGYERIGDGAEDGLDNWNSVNFQQSTSTPHEGSYCFWSGDADSYTAKLTSLGPLAVTTGDELTYWARYNIETGYDYAYVEASADGVTWDRLRMFSGYMADWQEYTHSLDAYADGSCYIRFRYTTDTYTHQGGIYIDDIYPVDTYAVITTLGDDLTETSFYVEGRTSDTYYYRVRGGNDFTWGAWSAVEDIDVMPSSVLVADFHYDDASDGILLSWTPGEGYAGANLLRERDDARVRLNERLLPADAARWLVTDPALGDRYYLEVVDSFGETTTFGPLTIRELPGGYVRTVLDAPYPNPARESATLSYSISPADSGKALEISVYDLSGRRVETLARGVAEGGSHLVVWDVSDAGAVVYFVSLSVGEEHQTTRLVIAR